The following are encoded in a window of Spea bombifrons isolate aSpeBom1 chromosome 2, aSpeBom1.2.pri, whole genome shotgun sequence genomic DNA:
- the SP7 gene encoding transcription factor Sp7 — translation MASPMLEEEARYVSSPLAMLTAACNKFGGSSPLRDSGSSTKSGVKKSYSPNHDFSATKLMGDGYTSTYLGGSGLMTPCGTPPAPPNYGGDYGTFSHSFPSSSGCQDPKGLSSSECVPGVYASLDVGHYSSWYKTGIHHSSISGSPTGAGGSWWDMHPNNNWLSNQSQPEGLTASMPPVTSPAGMSTQYSAEYTTLTPATYPSVGFPSISPSSSPSPASHLLSPSQHSLGPDMYKPKLLPSSSLLESPGPLKPQRGTTYGSTGRPSCDCPNCQELERLGASAASLKRKPVHSCHIPGCGKVYGKASHLKAHLRWHTGERPFVCNWLFCGKRFTRSDELERHVRTHTREKKFTCPLCAKRFTRSDHLSKHQRSHVEQAGVKESGAQGDGGGGAAGEGPGDGAGATESSPAGSNSQDRASASPGQGGLLDI, via the exons ATGGCATCACCTATGCTAGAG gaagAAGCCCGCTATGTCTCTAGCCCATTAGCAATGCTTACTGCTGCCTGTAATAAGTTTGGTGGCTCAAGTCCTCTACGGGATTCCGGGTCATCCACAAAATCAGGTGTCAAGAAGTCATACAGTCCAAACCACGACTTCAGTGCCACTAAACTGATGGGGGATGGATATACGTCTACGTACCTGGGAGGAAGCGGTTTAATGACGCCATGTGGGACACCTCCTGCTCCTCCAAATTATGGAGGAGACTATGGAacattctctcattcattccCCTCATCTTCCGGCTGCCAAGACCCCAAGGGTCTCTCGTCATCTGAATGTGTCCCAGGAGTGTATGCCTCTTTAGATGTGGGACATTATAGTTCATGGTACAAAACTGGCATACATCACTCCTCGATCTCTGGTTCACCTACCGGCGCTGGAGGATCGTGGTGGGACATGCATCCAAACAATAACTGGCTGAGCAACCAGTCGCAACCAGAGGGGCTGACTGCATCTATGCCACCAGTGACAAGTCCAGCAGGGATGAGCACCCAGTATAGTGCTGAATACACCACTCTAACCCCTGCCACATACCCGTCTGTGGGATTTCCATCCATATCGCCTTCATCAAGCCCTTCACCGGCCTCTCACCTCCTCTCACCATCTCAGCATTCTTTGGGCCCAGACATGTACAAGCCCAAGCTTCTGCCTAGCAGCTCCTTGCTGGAGTCACCGGGACCTCTGAAACCCCAAAGGGGAACAACATATGGGAGCACTGGCCGTCCATCATGCGACTGTCCAAATTGCCAGGAGCTGGAGAGGCTTGGAGCTTCAGCTGCAAGCCTGAAGAGGAAGCCGGTGCACAGTTGCCACATCCCTGGTTGCGGAAAGGTATATGGAAAGGCTTCACATCTCAAGGCTCACCTTCGCTGGCACACAGGAGAGCGCCCTTTCGTTTGCAACTGGTTGTTCTGTGGCAAACGCTTTACACGCAGTGATGAGCTTGAGCGCCACGTGCGCACCCACACACGTGAGAAGAAATTCACTTGTCCCCTCTGTGCAAAAAGGTTCACACGCAGTGACCATCTGAGCAAGCACCAGCGGAGCCACGTTGAACAGGCTGGGGTTAAGGAAAGTGGAGCTCAGGGGGATGGTGGCGGAGGGGCCGCAGGAGAGGGACCAGGAGATGGGGCAGGGGCTACTGAAAGTTCCCCTGCCGGAAGCAATAGCCAGGATAGGGCTTCTGCTAGTCCAGGGCAGGGTGGGCTGCTGGACATTTGA